The Providencia rettgeri genome includes a window with the following:
- the yecS_1 gene encoding Inner membrane amino-acid ABC transporter permease protein yecS — protein MFEKFLSGDFWSAHLLAPEYLEWFGYGFLITVWISICTIVAATALGFIVASAKDSQIAPVRWAVSIYISIFRNTPLLVQLFFWYFASGEILPSAAMEWLNTPHEIHLFGITVGWPSFEFLAGFIGLTLYTVPFIAEEIRAGIRGVRQGQKYAAFALGLTSWQAMKLVVLPQAVKIAMPPLLGQYMNVVKNSSLTMAIGVAELSYVSRQVDSQTLQTFTAFGVATILYIAIIAVMEGWGQWRQQRNLAQGV, from the coding sequence ATGTTTGAAAAATTTTTGAGTGGTGATTTTTGGTCTGCCCATTTATTGGCCCCCGAGTATCTAGAATGGTTTGGCTACGGTTTTTTGATCACCGTTTGGATCTCGATTTGTACCATTGTTGCAGCCACTGCATTGGGTTTTATAGTTGCATCAGCAAAGGATAGTCAAATTGCTCCTGTGCGTTGGGCCGTGAGTATCTACATCTCTATTTTTAGAAATACGCCTTTGTTGGTGCAGTTATTCTTTTGGTACTTTGCTTCCGGTGAAATTTTACCCTCTGCTGCAATGGAATGGCTAAATACTCCCCATGAAATCCATTTATTTGGAATAACCGTGGGTTGGCCGTCGTTTGAATTCTTAGCGGGTTTTATTGGTTTGACCTTGTATACCGTCCCTTTTATTGCCGAAGAAATTCGCGCTGGGATCCGTGGTGTTCGCCAAGGGCAAAAATATGCCGCGTTTGCTTTAGGATTAACGTCATGGCAGGCCATGAAATTAGTGGTATTACCGCAAGCCGTTAAAATCGCCATGCCTCCGCTACTGGGCCAATATATGAATGTGGTGAAAAACTCATCGTTAACGATGGCCATCGGTGTCGCAGAACTGTCTTATGTCTCCCGCCAAGTTGATAGCCAGACACTGCAAACCTTTACTGCCTTTGGGGTGGCGACAATATTGTACATTGCTATTATTGCAGTAATGGAGGGGTGGGGCCAGTGGCGCCAGCAGCGTAATTTGGCTCAGGGGGTATAA
- the fliY gene encoding Sulfate starvation-induced protein 7: MKARILTTVLLTGLALTANVASADKLDDIKQAGVIRISVFDSNPPFGFIDPQTKKLAGYDVDIAQEIADSLGVKLELRPTNPANRIPLLTSGKVDLIGANFTITDERAKQVDFSIPDFATGQKFIARKGVLKTPDDIKPLRIGADKGTVQEVTLRERFPDTKVISYDDTPQAFAALRNGNVQAITQDDAKLVGLLGNLPEKVKADFEISPFSLTKEYQALAASKGETRLVENVNETLLKLEKDGKAEVIYNRWFGPDTKAAQPRGDFKFAPLSEQQPQS; this comes from the coding sequence ATGAAAGCTCGTATTCTAACGACTGTTTTACTTACAGGTTTAGCGCTGACAGCGAATGTCGCTAGCGCAGATAAATTAGATGATATCAAACAAGCGGGTGTGATCCGCATTTCTGTGTTTGATAGCAATCCACCATTTGGCTTTATTGACCCACAAACTAAAAAATTAGCGGGCTATGATGTGGATATCGCACAAGAAATTGCAGATAGCTTAGGGGTAAAACTTGAGCTTCGTCCCACTAACCCAGCAAACCGTATCCCACTTCTGACTTCGGGCAAAGTTGATCTGATTGGCGCTAATTTCACCATTACAGATGAACGCGCAAAACAAGTTGATTTTTCTATCCCTGATTTTGCGACAGGCCAAAAATTTATTGCCCGTAAAGGCGTATTAAAAACGCCTGACGATATCAAACCATTACGTATTGGTGCAGATAAAGGCACTGTGCAGGAAGTGACTTTACGTGAACGCTTCCCTGATACAAAGGTGATTTCGTACGATGATACGCCGCAAGCATTCGCTGCACTGCGTAATGGCAACGTCCAAGCTATCACACAAGATGATGCGAAACTGGTTGGTTTATTAGGTAATTTACCTGAAAAAGTGAAAGCAGATTTTGAGATTTCCCCATTTAGCCTGACGAAAGAATACCAAGCATTGGCAGCAAGCAAAGGTGAAACCCGTTTGGTTGAAAACGTCAACGAAACATTGTTGAAACTGGAGAAAGACGGTAAAGCCGAGGTAATTTATAACCGTTGGTTTGGGCCAGATACTAAAGCTGCACAGCCACGTGGGGACTTTAAATTTGCACCACTGAGTGAGCAACAGCCTCAGTCTTAA